In Aphelocoma coerulescens isolate FSJ_1873_10779 chromosome 25, UR_Acoe_1.0, whole genome shotgun sequence, a genomic segment contains:
- the PMVK gene encoding phosphomevalonate kinase isoform X1: MAAPRAVLLLSGKRKSGKDFVAEELRSRLGPDVCTVLRLSGPLKEQYAKEHGLDFQRLLDASAYKETFRQDMIRWGEEKRHTDPGFFCRAAVEGALQPVWVVSDTRRLSDVQWFRDVYGDVVQTVRVVATEETRKRRNWVFVTGVDDAESECGLDQGVSFDWVITNDGDKVALGEQLEMLLQSLQRSL, from the exons ATGGCGGCGCCGCGCgcggtgctgctgctgagcgGGAAGAGGAAATCGGGCAAGGATTTCGTGGCCGAGGAGCTGCGGAGCCG GCTGGGCCCCGACGTCTGCACCGTCCTGCGCCTCTCCGGGCCCCTCAAGGAGCAGTACGCCAAG GAGCATGGTCTTGACTTCCAGCGTCTCCTGGATGCCAGCGCCTACAAGGAGACGTTCCGCCAGGACATGATCCGCTGGGGCGAGGAGAAGCGCCACACCGACCCCGGCTTCTTCTGCCGGGCAGCAGTGGAGGGGGCACTGCAGCCGGTGTgg GTGGTGAGCGACACACGGCGCCTCTCGGATGTGCAGTGGTTCCGGGATGTCTATGGGGACGTGGTGCAGACTGTGCGGGTGGTGGCTACTGAAgagacgaggaagaggaggaactGGGTCTTTGTCACTG GGGTGGACGATGCTGAATCTGAGTGTGGCCTGGACCAGGGAGTGTCCTTTGATTGGGTGATCACCAATGACGGGGATAAGGTGGCCCTGGGCGAGCAGCTGGAGATGCTGTTGCAGTCACTCCAGAGGAGCCTATAG
- the PBXIP1 gene encoding pre-B-cell leukemia transcription factor-interacting protein 1 isoform X1 yields the protein MAEKLEPRDSESSWVLAGSEGLPIDTVGPEQDSASHGSEDEEPEEEDEDTQDTVTATATNGTTTFPSWTLCPEGSRQGCLCLQDPEECEDSRVSAVPALDGSAVPSMLEGNKQEPNVEAEPQPCPDTPQAGPTMEDVCCTSSDNDMEGLRWRQGHKPHPGPPTVTPTPHRGTSDAGEDGLNMSKYLLGALVLVAVGLLIITGGIYDMAEGPVESVGSWDLTAGEQELLLSVDSNDSQQKAPLPDAGGSQNVQSMSQLLDKLAKENQEIRLMQAELQAHKEDLRTLLHRSEGEAAAAGAQQQSLAAENAQLRAALEREVTALREAQAELRRLQATGAPGSPREPTAEQPRATGAPVRGKAAAQRHGSLDSLRQELADTLDRARGSGDFKGLLEELSTLEQHLAQVLEAEGLGSFPSPWKKPFKVEKESRWHKQHGARAYPHKQERKEHGKPHEQERREHGKPHEQERREYGKPHEQERREHGKPHEQERREHGKPHEQERREHGKPHEQERREHGKPHRKDPRTPHEHKPGKAWGKLSHSHPQHGSHELPWLRRYRAPQGCFGVTDCAHKEGQEVLRAALEPVQKVQFLQLLESFMGQLGLGRHFKRLAPQLDGAFRADGVFAHDRLRFVDFVDDVEDLLEEVAWQEWGDKEAVDGFEEYMLQHYSGTSRNMRRQRAQRQHGMGG from the exons ATGGCGGAGAAATTGGAGCCCCGAGATTCAGAGAGCAGCTGGGTGCTGGCGGGCAGCGAG GGTCTGCCCATTGACACGGTGGGTCCAGAGCAGGACTCAGCCTCCCACGGGTCTGAGGATGAGGAAccggaggaggaggatgaagacaCGCAGGACACAGTCACAG CCACGGCCACCAATGGCACCACTACCTTCCCCAGCTGGACTTTGTGCCCCgagggcagcaggcagggg TGCCTGTGTCTGCAGGAcccagaggagtgtgaggacTCCAGAGTGTCAGCAGTGCCTGCCCTGGATGGCTCTGCAGTGCCCAGCATGTTGGAGGGCAACAAGCAGGAGCCAAATGTTGAGGCTGAGCCACAACCCTGCCCTGACACCCCCCAAGCAG GGCCAACAATGGAAGACGTGTGCTGCACTAGCAGTGACAATGACATGGAGGGGCTGCGGTGGCGGCAGGGCCACAAGCCCCATCCTGGGCCCCCCACAGTCACGCCTACCCCACACCGGGGAACATCAGATGCTGGTGAGGATGGGCTCAATATGAGCAAGTACCTGCTGGGAGCTTTGGTGTTGGTCGCTGTGGGGCTGCTGATCATCACTG gtGGTATCTACGACATGGCAGAGG GTCCTGTGGAGAGTGTGGGGAGCTGGGACTTGACTGCTGGGGAGCAGGAGTTGCTGCTGTCTGTAGACAGCAAT GACTCGCAGCAGAAGGCCCCTCTGCCAGATGCTGGGGGCTCCCAGAACGTGCAGTCCATGAGCCAACTCCTGGACAAGTTGGCCAAAGAGAATCAGGAGATCCGGCTCATGCAGGCGGAGCTGCAG gcCCACAAGGAAGATCTGCGGACCCTGCTGCACAGGAGCGAGGGTGAGGCGGCAGCGGCCGGGGCGCAGCAGCAGAGTCTGGCCGCGGAGAATGCGCAGCTGCGCGCGGCGCTGGAGCGGGAGGTCACTGCGCTGCGGGAGGCCCAGGCTGAGCTGCGGCGCCTGCAGGCCACAGGGGCAccgggcagccccagggagccaacagcagagcagccacGTGCCACAGGTGCGCCCGTGCGCGGCAAAGCTGCGGCACAGCGGCATGGCAGTCTGGATTCATTGCGGCAGGAGCTAGCAGACACCCTGGACCGTGCACGGGGCTCTGGGGATTTCAAGGGGCTTCTGGAGGAACTAAGCACCCTGGAGCAGCACCTGGCCCAAGTGCTGGAGGCAGAGGGGTTGGGGTCCTTCCCATCACCCTGGAAGAAGCCGTTCAAGGTGGAgaaggagagcaggtggcacaagCAGCATGGTGCCAGGGCGTACCCCCACaagcaggagaggaaagagCATGGCAAACCCCACgagcaggagaggagagagcaTGGCAAACCCCACgagcaggagaggagagagtaTGGCAAACCCCACgagcaggagaggagagagcaTGGCAAACCACACgagcaggagaggagagagcaTGGCAAACCCCACgagcaggagaggagagagcaTGGCAAACCCCACGAGCAGGAAAGGAGAGAGCATGGCAAACCCCACAGGAAGGATCCCCGAACCCCCCATGAGCACAAGCCAGGCAAAGCCTGGGGGAAGCTGTCTCACAGCCACCCCCAGCATGGTTCCCATGAGTTGCCCTGGCTCAGGCGGTACCGGGCACCACAGGGCTGCTTTGGGGTGACTGACTGTGCCCACAAGGAGGGCCAGGAAGTGCTCAGGGCTGCACTGGAGCCAGTGCAGAAGGTGCAGTTCCTGCAACTACTGGAGAGCTTCATGGGGCAGCTGGGCTTGGGGAGGCACTTCAAGAGGCTGGCACCACAGCTTGATGGAGCCTTTAGGGCTGACGGTGTCTTTGCCCACGACCGCCTGCGGTTTGTCGATTTTGTGGATGATGTGGAGGATCTGCTTGAGGAGGTGGCGTGGCAGGAGTGGGGCGACAAGGAGGCGGTTGATGGCTTCGAGGAGTACATGCTGCAGCACTACAGTGG CACCTCCAGGAACATGCGGAGACAAAGAGCCCAGAGGCAGCATGGCATGGGTGGGTAG
- the PMVK gene encoding phosphomevalonate kinase isoform X2, giving the protein MAAPRAVLLLSGKRKSGKDFVAEELRSRLGPDVCTVLRLSGPLKEQYAKRLLDASAYKETFRQDMIRWGEEKRHTDPGFFCRAAVEGALQPVWVVSDTRRLSDVQWFRDVYGDVVQTVRVVATEETRKRRNWVFVTGVDDAESECGLDQGVSFDWVITNDGDKVALGEQLEMLLQSLQRSL; this is encoded by the exons ATGGCGGCGCCGCGCgcggtgctgctgctgagcgGGAAGAGGAAATCGGGCAAGGATTTCGTGGCCGAGGAGCTGCGGAGCCG GCTGGGCCCCGACGTCTGCACCGTCCTGCGCCTCTCCGGGCCCCTCAAGGAGCAGTACGCCAAG CGTCTCCTGGATGCCAGCGCCTACAAGGAGACGTTCCGCCAGGACATGATCCGCTGGGGCGAGGAGAAGCGCCACACCGACCCCGGCTTCTTCTGCCGGGCAGCAGTGGAGGGGGCACTGCAGCCGGTGTgg GTGGTGAGCGACACACGGCGCCTCTCGGATGTGCAGTGGTTCCGGGATGTCTATGGGGACGTGGTGCAGACTGTGCGGGTGGTGGCTACTGAAgagacgaggaagaggaggaactGGGTCTTTGTCACTG GGGTGGACGATGCTGAATCTGAGTGTGGCCTGGACCAGGGAGTGTCCTTTGATTGGGTGATCACCAATGACGGGGATAAGGTGGCCCTGGGCGAGCAGCTGGAGATGCTGTTGCAGTCACTCCAGAGGAGCCTATAG
- the PBXIP1 gene encoding pre-B-cell leukemia transcription factor-interacting protein 1 isoform X2, producing the protein MAEKLEPRDSESSWVLAGSEGLPIDTVGPEQDSASHGSEDEEPEEEDEDTQDTVTATATNGTTTFPSWTLCPEGSRQGDPEECEDSRVSAVPALDGSAVPSMLEGNKQEPNVEAEPQPCPDTPQAGPTMEDVCCTSSDNDMEGLRWRQGHKPHPGPPTVTPTPHRGTSDAGEDGLNMSKYLLGALVLVAVGLLIITGGIYDMAEGPVESVGSWDLTAGEQELLLSVDSNDSQQKAPLPDAGGSQNVQSMSQLLDKLAKENQEIRLMQAELQAHKEDLRTLLHRSEGEAAAAGAQQQSLAAENAQLRAALEREVTALREAQAELRRLQATGAPGSPREPTAEQPRATGAPVRGKAAAQRHGSLDSLRQELADTLDRARGSGDFKGLLEELSTLEQHLAQVLEAEGLGSFPSPWKKPFKVEKESRWHKQHGARAYPHKQERKEHGKPHEQERREHGKPHEQERREYGKPHEQERREHGKPHEQERREHGKPHEQERREHGKPHEQERREHGKPHRKDPRTPHEHKPGKAWGKLSHSHPQHGSHELPWLRRYRAPQGCFGVTDCAHKEGQEVLRAALEPVQKVQFLQLLESFMGQLGLGRHFKRLAPQLDGAFRADGVFAHDRLRFVDFVDDVEDLLEEVAWQEWGDKEAVDGFEEYMLQHYSGTSRNMRRQRAQRQHGMGG; encoded by the exons ATGGCGGAGAAATTGGAGCCCCGAGATTCAGAGAGCAGCTGGGTGCTGGCGGGCAGCGAG GGTCTGCCCATTGACACGGTGGGTCCAGAGCAGGACTCAGCCTCCCACGGGTCTGAGGATGAGGAAccggaggaggaggatgaagacaCGCAGGACACAGTCACAG CCACGGCCACCAATGGCACCACTACCTTCCCCAGCTGGACTTTGTGCCCCgagggcagcaggcagggg GAcccagaggagtgtgaggacTCCAGAGTGTCAGCAGTGCCTGCCCTGGATGGCTCTGCAGTGCCCAGCATGTTGGAGGGCAACAAGCAGGAGCCAAATGTTGAGGCTGAGCCACAACCCTGCCCTGACACCCCCCAAGCAG GGCCAACAATGGAAGACGTGTGCTGCACTAGCAGTGACAATGACATGGAGGGGCTGCGGTGGCGGCAGGGCCACAAGCCCCATCCTGGGCCCCCCACAGTCACGCCTACCCCACACCGGGGAACATCAGATGCTGGTGAGGATGGGCTCAATATGAGCAAGTACCTGCTGGGAGCTTTGGTGTTGGTCGCTGTGGGGCTGCTGATCATCACTG gtGGTATCTACGACATGGCAGAGG GTCCTGTGGAGAGTGTGGGGAGCTGGGACTTGACTGCTGGGGAGCAGGAGTTGCTGCTGTCTGTAGACAGCAAT GACTCGCAGCAGAAGGCCCCTCTGCCAGATGCTGGGGGCTCCCAGAACGTGCAGTCCATGAGCCAACTCCTGGACAAGTTGGCCAAAGAGAATCAGGAGATCCGGCTCATGCAGGCGGAGCTGCAG gcCCACAAGGAAGATCTGCGGACCCTGCTGCACAGGAGCGAGGGTGAGGCGGCAGCGGCCGGGGCGCAGCAGCAGAGTCTGGCCGCGGAGAATGCGCAGCTGCGCGCGGCGCTGGAGCGGGAGGTCACTGCGCTGCGGGAGGCCCAGGCTGAGCTGCGGCGCCTGCAGGCCACAGGGGCAccgggcagccccagggagccaacagcagagcagccacGTGCCACAGGTGCGCCCGTGCGCGGCAAAGCTGCGGCACAGCGGCATGGCAGTCTGGATTCATTGCGGCAGGAGCTAGCAGACACCCTGGACCGTGCACGGGGCTCTGGGGATTTCAAGGGGCTTCTGGAGGAACTAAGCACCCTGGAGCAGCACCTGGCCCAAGTGCTGGAGGCAGAGGGGTTGGGGTCCTTCCCATCACCCTGGAAGAAGCCGTTCAAGGTGGAgaaggagagcaggtggcacaagCAGCATGGTGCCAGGGCGTACCCCCACaagcaggagaggaaagagCATGGCAAACCCCACgagcaggagaggagagagcaTGGCAAACCCCACgagcaggagaggagagagtaTGGCAAACCCCACgagcaggagaggagagagcaTGGCAAACCACACgagcaggagaggagagagcaTGGCAAACCCCACgagcaggagaggagagagcaTGGCAAACCCCACGAGCAGGAAAGGAGAGAGCATGGCAAACCCCACAGGAAGGATCCCCGAACCCCCCATGAGCACAAGCCAGGCAAAGCCTGGGGGAAGCTGTCTCACAGCCACCCCCAGCATGGTTCCCATGAGTTGCCCTGGCTCAGGCGGTACCGGGCACCACAGGGCTGCTTTGGGGTGACTGACTGTGCCCACAAGGAGGGCCAGGAAGTGCTCAGGGCTGCACTGGAGCCAGTGCAGAAGGTGCAGTTCCTGCAACTACTGGAGAGCTTCATGGGGCAGCTGGGCTTGGGGAGGCACTTCAAGAGGCTGGCACCACAGCTTGATGGAGCCTTTAGGGCTGACGGTGTCTTTGCCCACGACCGCCTGCGGTTTGTCGATTTTGTGGATGATGTGGAGGATCTGCTTGAGGAGGTGGCGTGGCAGGAGTGGGGCGACAAGGAGGCGGTTGATGGCTTCGAGGAGTACATGCTGCAGCACTACAGTGG CACCTCCAGGAACATGCGGAGACAAAGAGCCCAGAGGCAGCATGGCATGGGTGGGTAG